In Oncorhynchus clarkii lewisi isolate Uvic-CL-2024 chromosome 2, UVic_Ocla_1.0, whole genome shotgun sequence, one DNA window encodes the following:
- the LOC139366050 gene encoding retroviral integration site protein Fli-1 homolog isoform X2, with translation MDCTIKEALSVVSEDQSIFESPFPAATTMHMKGEMTSPGSFSQASEESQEPTEPEWAGPGAQNPGKRGEHINGNSRESPVDCSVTKRSRHMSSNDGGQLAYQASYPEPRASPQTATPPNSVTEEKRVIVPADPEVWTQDHVRQWLDWAIKEYSLEEVDIMHFHTLEGKALCKMTKEDMMRLTSAYNTDILLGHLNYLRQSSPTFSYPTTPTNNTQQQPRLQVKSENSYEEIGRRNSWPSNPMTPPVPKGSPMEHQHSTRVTEPPPRSVQDPYQALGPISSRLANPGSGQIQLWQFLLELLSDSNNSSIITWEGTNGEFKMTDPDEVARRWGERKSKPNMNYDKLSRALRYYYDKNIMTKVHGKRYAYKFDFQGISQAHQSHGGEGGIVKYQTEVSYAQPYHSHQPKMNFMNTHAAPMPVSPGNFFGPPTTYWNSTTSPMYPGSPMPRHPGTHSHLSSYY, from the exons GAAGCACTGTCCGTGGTGAGCGAGGACCAGTCCATTTTCGAGTCGCCCTTCCCTGCCGCCACGACCATGCACATGAAGGGTGAGATGACGTCACCGGGAAGCTTCAGCCAGGCCTCCGAAGAGAGCCAAGAACCCACCGAGCCGGAGTGGGCCGGGCCGGGAGCACAGAACCctgggaagagaggagagcacaTCAACGGAAACAG TCGTGAGTCCCCTGTGGACTGCAGTGTGACCAAACGCTCTCGACACATGAGCAGCAACGATGGGGGTCAGCTGGCCTACCAGGCCTCATACCCTGAGCCCCGCGCCAGCCCCCAGACCGCCACCCCGCCCAACAGCgtcacagaggagaagagagtcaTAGTGCCCGCAG ACCCTGAGGTGTGGACCCAGGACCATGTGCGCCAGTGGCTGGACTGGGCCATCAAGGAGTACAGCCTGGAGGAGGTGGACATCATGCACTTCCACACACTGGAGGGCAAGGCACTCTGCAAGATGACCAAGGAGGATATGATGCGCCTCACGTCCGCCTACAACACTGACATCCTGCTCGGCCACCTCAATTACCTCCGGCAGA GCAGCCCTACTTTCTCCTACCCCACAACTCCAACCAACAACACACAGCAACAACCCAGACTACAGGTTAAATCAG AGAACAGTTATGAGGAGATAGGCAGAAGGAACAGCTGGCCATCGAACCCCATGACACCTCCAGTACCCAAAG GTTCTCCCATGGAGCACCAACACAGCACCAGAGTCACAGAGCCTCCACCGAGAAGTGTGCAAG ACCCATACCAAGCATTAGGTCCCATCAGCAGTCGTCTAGCCAACCCAG GCTCTGGACAGATCCAGCTGTGGCAGTTCCTGCTGGAGCTGCTGTCGGACAGCAACAACTCCAGCATCATCACCTGGGAGGGCACCAACGGCGAGTTCAAGATGACCGACCCGGACGAGGTGGCGAGGCGCTGGGGCGAGAGGAAGAGCAAGCCCAACATGAACTACGACAAGCTGAGCCGCGCCCTGCGCTACTATTACGACAAGAACATCATGACCAAGGTGCACGGCAAGCGCTACGCCTACAAGTTTGACTTCCAGGGCATCTCACAGGCCCACCAGAGCCACGGCGGAGAGGGGGGCATTGTTAAGTATCAGACTGAGGTATCTTATGCCCAGCCTTACCACAGCCACCAGCCAAAAATGAACTTCATGAACACACATGCCGCCCCTATGCCCGTGTCCCCTGGGAACTTTTTCGGGCCGCCTACAACTTACTGGAACTCAACAACCAGCCCAATGTATCCGGGGTCTCCCATGCCAAGGCACCCGGGGACTCACTCCCACCTGAGCTCATACTATTGA
- the LOC139366050 gene encoding retroviral integration site protein Fli-1 homolog isoform X3, with amino-acid sequence MHMKGEMTSPGSFSQASEESQEPTEPEWAGPGAQNPGKRGEHINGNSRESPVDCSVTKRSRHMSSNDGGQLAYQASYPEPRASPQTATPPNSVTEEKRVIVPADPEVWTQDHVRQWLDWAIKEYSLEEVDIMHFHTLEGKALCKMTKEDMMRLTSAYNTDILLGHLNYLRQSSPTFSYPTTPTNNTQQQPRLQVKSENSYEEIGRRNSWPSNPMTPPVPKGSPMEHQHSTRVTEPPPRSVQDPYQALGPISSRLANPEGQALHSKNRTSKHSSYRLPDPSAHRPVGSGQIQLWQFLLELLSDSNNSSIITWEGTNGEFKMTDPDEVARRWGERKSKPNMNYDKLSRALRYYYDKNIMTKVHGKRYAYKFDFQGISQAHQSHGGEGGIVKYQTEVSYAQPYHSHQPKMNFMNTHAAPMPVSPGNFFGPPTTYWNSTTSPMYPGSPMPRHPGTHSHLSSYY; translated from the exons ATGCACATGAAGGGTGAGATGACGTCACCGGGAAGCTTCAGCCAGGCCTCCGAAGAGAGCCAAGAACCCACCGAGCCGGAGTGGGCCGGGCCGGGAGCACAGAACCctgggaagagaggagagcacaTCAACGGAAACAG TCGTGAGTCCCCTGTGGACTGCAGTGTGACCAAACGCTCTCGACACATGAGCAGCAACGATGGGGGTCAGCTGGCCTACCAGGCCTCATACCCTGAGCCCCGCGCCAGCCCCCAGACCGCCACCCCGCCCAACAGCgtcacagaggagaagagagtcaTAGTGCCCGCAG ACCCTGAGGTGTGGACCCAGGACCATGTGCGCCAGTGGCTGGACTGGGCCATCAAGGAGTACAGCCTGGAGGAGGTGGACATCATGCACTTCCACACACTGGAGGGCAAGGCACTCTGCAAGATGACCAAGGAGGATATGATGCGCCTCACGTCCGCCTACAACACTGACATCCTGCTCGGCCACCTCAATTACCTCCGGCAGA GCAGCCCTACTTTCTCCTACCCCACAACTCCAACCAACAACACACAGCAACAACCCAGACTACAGGTTAAATCAG AGAACAGTTATGAGGAGATAGGCAGAAGGAACAGCTGGCCATCGAACCCCATGACACCTCCAGTACCCAAAG GTTCTCCCATGGAGCACCAACACAGCACCAGAGTCACAGAGCCTCCACCGAGAAGTGTGCAAG ACCCATACCAAGCATTAGGTCCCATCAGCAGTCGTCTAGCCAACCCAG AAGGGCAGGCCCTCCACTCCAAGAACCGAACAAGCAAACACAGTTCATACAGGCTGCCTGACCCCAGCGCTCACAGGcctgtgg GCTCTGGACAGATCCAGCTGTGGCAGTTCCTGCTGGAGCTGCTGTCGGACAGCAACAACTCCAGCATCATCACCTGGGAGGGCACCAACGGCGAGTTCAAGATGACCGACCCGGACGAGGTGGCGAGGCGCTGGGGCGAGAGGAAGAGCAAGCCCAACATGAACTACGACAAGCTGAGCCGCGCCCTGCGCTACTATTACGACAAGAACATCATGACCAAGGTGCACGGCAAGCGCTACGCCTACAAGTTTGACTTCCAGGGCATCTCACAGGCCCACCAGAGCCACGGCGGAGAGGGGGGCATTGTTAAGTATCAGACTGAGGTATCTTATGCCCAGCCTTACCACAGCCACCAGCCAAAAATGAACTTCATGAACACACATGCCGCCCCTATGCCCGTGTCCCCTGGGAACTTTTTCGGGCCGCCTACAACTTACTGGAACTCAACAACCAGCCCAATGTATCCGGGGTCTCCCATGCCAAGGCACCCGGGGACTCACTCCCACCTGAGCTCATACTATTGA
- the LOC139366050 gene encoding retroviral integration site protein Fli-1 homolog isoform X1: MDCTIKEALSVVSEDQSIFESPFPAATTMHMKGEMTSPGSFSQASEESQEPTEPEWAGPGAQNPGKRGEHINGNSRESPVDCSVTKRSRHMSSNDGGQLAYQASYPEPRASPQTATPPNSVTEEKRVIVPADPEVWTQDHVRQWLDWAIKEYSLEEVDIMHFHTLEGKALCKMTKEDMMRLTSAYNTDILLGHLNYLRQSSPTFSYPTTPTNNTQQQPRLQVKSENSYEEIGRRNSWPSNPMTPPVPKGSPMEHQHSTRVTEPPPRSVQDPYQALGPISSRLANPEGQALHSKNRTSKHSSYRLPDPSAHRPVGSGQIQLWQFLLELLSDSNNSSIITWEGTNGEFKMTDPDEVARRWGERKSKPNMNYDKLSRALRYYYDKNIMTKVHGKRYAYKFDFQGISQAHQSHGGEGGIVKYQTEVSYAQPYHSHQPKMNFMNTHAAPMPVSPGNFFGPPTTYWNSTTSPMYPGSPMPRHPGTHSHLSSYY; this comes from the exons GAAGCACTGTCCGTGGTGAGCGAGGACCAGTCCATTTTCGAGTCGCCCTTCCCTGCCGCCACGACCATGCACATGAAGGGTGAGATGACGTCACCGGGAAGCTTCAGCCAGGCCTCCGAAGAGAGCCAAGAACCCACCGAGCCGGAGTGGGCCGGGCCGGGAGCACAGAACCctgggaagagaggagagcacaTCAACGGAAACAG TCGTGAGTCCCCTGTGGACTGCAGTGTGACCAAACGCTCTCGACACATGAGCAGCAACGATGGGGGTCAGCTGGCCTACCAGGCCTCATACCCTGAGCCCCGCGCCAGCCCCCAGACCGCCACCCCGCCCAACAGCgtcacagaggagaagagagtcaTAGTGCCCGCAG ACCCTGAGGTGTGGACCCAGGACCATGTGCGCCAGTGGCTGGACTGGGCCATCAAGGAGTACAGCCTGGAGGAGGTGGACATCATGCACTTCCACACACTGGAGGGCAAGGCACTCTGCAAGATGACCAAGGAGGATATGATGCGCCTCACGTCCGCCTACAACACTGACATCCTGCTCGGCCACCTCAATTACCTCCGGCAGA GCAGCCCTACTTTCTCCTACCCCACAACTCCAACCAACAACACACAGCAACAACCCAGACTACAGGTTAAATCAG AGAACAGTTATGAGGAGATAGGCAGAAGGAACAGCTGGCCATCGAACCCCATGACACCTCCAGTACCCAAAG GTTCTCCCATGGAGCACCAACACAGCACCAGAGTCACAGAGCCTCCACCGAGAAGTGTGCAAG ACCCATACCAAGCATTAGGTCCCATCAGCAGTCGTCTAGCCAACCCAG AAGGGCAGGCCCTCCACTCCAAGAACCGAACAAGCAAACACAGTTCATACAGGCTGCCTGACCCCAGCGCTCACAGGcctgtgg GCTCTGGACAGATCCAGCTGTGGCAGTTCCTGCTGGAGCTGCTGTCGGACAGCAACAACTCCAGCATCATCACCTGGGAGGGCACCAACGGCGAGTTCAAGATGACCGACCCGGACGAGGTGGCGAGGCGCTGGGGCGAGAGGAAGAGCAAGCCCAACATGAACTACGACAAGCTGAGCCGCGCCCTGCGCTACTATTACGACAAGAACATCATGACCAAGGTGCACGGCAAGCGCTACGCCTACAAGTTTGACTTCCAGGGCATCTCACAGGCCCACCAGAGCCACGGCGGAGAGGGGGGCATTGTTAAGTATCAGACTGAGGTATCTTATGCCCAGCCTTACCACAGCCACCAGCCAAAAATGAACTTCATGAACACACATGCCGCCCCTATGCCCGTGTCCCCTGGGAACTTTTTCGGGCCGCCTACAACTTACTGGAACTCAACAACCAGCCCAATGTATCCGGGGTCTCCCATGCCAAGGCACCCGGGGACTCACTCCCACCTGAGCTCATACTATTGA
- the LOC139366050 gene encoding retroviral integration site protein Fli-1 homolog isoform X4 → MHMKGEMTSPGSFSQASEESQEPTEPEWAGPGAQNPGKRGEHINGNSRESPVDCSVTKRSRHMSSNDGGQLAYQASYPEPRASPQTATPPNSVTEEKRVIVPADPEVWTQDHVRQWLDWAIKEYSLEEVDIMHFHTLEGKALCKMTKEDMMRLTSAYNTDILLGHLNYLRQSSPTFSYPTTPTNNTQQQPRLQVKSENSYEEIGRRNSWPSNPMTPPVPKGSPMEHQHSTRVTEPPPRSVQDPYQALGPISSRLANPGSGQIQLWQFLLELLSDSNNSSIITWEGTNGEFKMTDPDEVARRWGERKSKPNMNYDKLSRALRYYYDKNIMTKVHGKRYAYKFDFQGISQAHQSHGGEGGIVKYQTEVSYAQPYHSHQPKMNFMNTHAAPMPVSPGNFFGPPTTYWNSTTSPMYPGSPMPRHPGTHSHLSSYY, encoded by the exons ATGCACATGAAGGGTGAGATGACGTCACCGGGAAGCTTCAGCCAGGCCTCCGAAGAGAGCCAAGAACCCACCGAGCCGGAGTGGGCCGGGCCGGGAGCACAGAACCctgggaagagaggagagcacaTCAACGGAAACAG TCGTGAGTCCCCTGTGGACTGCAGTGTGACCAAACGCTCTCGACACATGAGCAGCAACGATGGGGGTCAGCTGGCCTACCAGGCCTCATACCCTGAGCCCCGCGCCAGCCCCCAGACCGCCACCCCGCCCAACAGCgtcacagaggagaagagagtcaTAGTGCCCGCAG ACCCTGAGGTGTGGACCCAGGACCATGTGCGCCAGTGGCTGGACTGGGCCATCAAGGAGTACAGCCTGGAGGAGGTGGACATCATGCACTTCCACACACTGGAGGGCAAGGCACTCTGCAAGATGACCAAGGAGGATATGATGCGCCTCACGTCCGCCTACAACACTGACATCCTGCTCGGCCACCTCAATTACCTCCGGCAGA GCAGCCCTACTTTCTCCTACCCCACAACTCCAACCAACAACACACAGCAACAACCCAGACTACAGGTTAAATCAG AGAACAGTTATGAGGAGATAGGCAGAAGGAACAGCTGGCCATCGAACCCCATGACACCTCCAGTACCCAAAG GTTCTCCCATGGAGCACCAACACAGCACCAGAGTCACAGAGCCTCCACCGAGAAGTGTGCAAG ACCCATACCAAGCATTAGGTCCCATCAGCAGTCGTCTAGCCAACCCAG GCTCTGGACAGATCCAGCTGTGGCAGTTCCTGCTGGAGCTGCTGTCGGACAGCAACAACTCCAGCATCATCACCTGGGAGGGCACCAACGGCGAGTTCAAGATGACCGACCCGGACGAGGTGGCGAGGCGCTGGGGCGAGAGGAAGAGCAAGCCCAACATGAACTACGACAAGCTGAGCCGCGCCCTGCGCTACTATTACGACAAGAACATCATGACCAAGGTGCACGGCAAGCGCTACGCCTACAAGTTTGACTTCCAGGGCATCTCACAGGCCCACCAGAGCCACGGCGGAGAGGGGGGCATTGTTAAGTATCAGACTGAGGTATCTTATGCCCAGCCTTACCACAGCCACCAGCCAAAAATGAACTTCATGAACACACATGCCGCCCCTATGCCCGTGTCCCCTGGGAACTTTTTCGGGCCGCCTACAACTTACTGGAACTCAACAACCAGCCCAATGTATCCGGGGTCTCCCATGCCAAGGCACCCGGGGACTCACTCCCACCTGAGCTCATACTATTGA